One Panicum virgatum strain AP13 chromosome 3N, P.virgatum_v5, whole genome shotgun sequence DNA segment encodes these proteins:
- the LOC120665033 gene encoding peroxidase 1-like: MAFTAAVLALLLSALAAAASAQLDVKFYSQSCPSVEDVVRKEMVRALAAAPSLAGPLLRMHFHDCFVRGCDGSVLLDSTAGNTAEKDAKPNLTLRGFGFIERVKAAVEKACPDTVSCADVLALMARDAVWLSKGPFWAVPLGRRDGRVSISNETDQLPPPSGNFTELTQLFAAKNLDAKDLVVLSAGHTIGTSHCFSFSDRLYNFTGMDNARDTDPALDPLYMARLRAKCPSLDDNTTLVEMDPGSFKTFDLSYYGHVARRRGLFHSDGALLTDPFTRAYVLRHAGGAHGEEFFADFAASMVKMGSVEMLTGTQGEIRKKCSVVN; this comes from the exons ATGGCGTTCACGGCGGCCGTCCTAGCACTGCTGCTCTcggcgctcgcggcggcggcgtcggcgcagCTGGACGTGAAGTTCTACAGCCAGTCGTGCCCCAGCGTGGAGGACGTCGTCCGGAAGGAGATggtgcgcgcgctcgccgccgcgcccagccTCGCCGGGCCGCTCCTCCGGATGCacttccacgactgcttcgtcAGG GGCTGCGATGGCTCGGTCCTCCTGGACTCCACCGCCGGCAACACGGCGGAGAAGGACGCGAAGCCGAACCTGACGCTGCGTGGCTTCGGGTTCATCGAGCGGGTCAAGGCCGCCGTGGAGAAGGCCTGCCCGGACACCGTCTCCTGCGCCGACGTGCTGGCGCTCATGGCCAGGGACGCCGTGTGGCTGAGCAAGGGCCCGTTCTGGGCGGTGCCCCTCGGCCGGCGCGACGGCCGGGTGTCCATCTCCAACGAGACCGaccagctgccgccgccctcgggCAACTTCACCGAGCTGACGCAGCTCTTCGCCGCCAAGAACCTCGACGCCAAGGACCTCGTCGTCCTCTCCGCCGGCCACACCATCGGCACCTCGCACTGCTTCTCCTTCTCGGACCGGCTCTACAACTTCACGGGCATGGACAACGCCCGCGACACCGACCCGGCGCTGGACCCGCTCTACATGGCGCGGCTCCGCGCCAAGTGCCCCAGCCTCGACGACAACACCACGCTGGTGGAGATGGACCCGGGCAGCTTCAAGACCTTCGACCTCAGCTACTACGGCCACGTGGCCAGGCGCAGGGGCCTCTTCCACTCCGACGGCGCGCTGCTCACCGACCCCTTCACCCGCGCCTACGTGCtccgccacgccggcggcgcccacGGGGAGGAGTTCTTCGCCGACTTCGCCGCGTCCATGGTGAAGATGGGCTCCGTCGAGATGCTCACCGGCACCCAGGGCGAGATTAGGAAGAAGTGCAGCGTGGTGAACTGA
- the LOC120667425 gene encoding 19 kDa globulin-like produces the protein MAKFVTVAAAAALCLAALAAVAVGQGGFERQRLRDLRCYREVEESPLEACRQVLDRQLTGGMRYGFGPFRWGVGLRMRCCQQLQDVSRECRCSAIRRMVRGYEETMPPLEEGYGGDESAGEGYYGGEGYGESGRQQRYLPFPFGTGRRIGRVRLTKARQYAAGLPMMCRLEPQECSVFSGDQYS, from the coding sequence ATGGCCAAGTTCGTcaccgtcgccgctgccgcggcgcTGTGCCTGGCGGCGCTGGCAGCTGTGGCCGTCGGCCAAGGCGGGTTCGAGCGGCAGAGGTTGAGGGACCTGCGGTGCTATCGGGAGGTCGAGGAGAGCCCGCTGGAGGCGTGCCGGCAGGTCCTCGACCGGCAGCTCACCGGCGGCATGCGCTACGGGTTCGGCCCGTTCCGGTGGGGCGTCGGGCTGCGGATGCGGTGCTGCCAGCAGCTCCAGGACGTGAGCCGCGAGTGCCGCTGCTCCGCCATCCGGCGCATGGTGCGGGGCTACGAGGAGACCATGCCGCCGCTGGAGGAAGGGTATGGCGGCGACGAATCGGCCGGCGAAGGTTACTACGGTGGGGAGGGGTACGGCGAGAGTGGCCGGCAGCAGAGGTACCTGCCGTTCCCTTTCGGCACCGGGAGAAGGATCGGCCGCGTGAGGTTGACGAAGGCCCGGCAGTACGCCGCAGGATTGCCGATGATGTGCCGTCTGGAGCCCCAGGAGTGCAGCGTCTTCTCCGGCGACCAATACTCCTAG